AAATATTACAATGGCACCAATAAGAGTGAAAAAAATGAAGGAGGAGTTAGCAAAAGAAAAGGCATTACAGCTCCTTCAAAAGGTAGGGTTAGCTGAAAAAGCAAATGCTTATCCAAATTCTTTGTCAGGTGGTCAAAAACAACGTGTAGCGATTGCTAGGGCATTGGCGATGGAGCCGAAAATTATGTTGTTTGATGAGCCAACTTCTGCCCTAGATCCAGAAATGGTTGGAGAGGTTCTTGAGGTTATGAAACAATTAGCTCGAGAAGGAATGACAATGGTTGTTGTTACTCATGAAATGGGGTTTGCAAAAGAGGTTGGTGATCGTGTGATTTTCATGGACGGTGGTTATATTATAGAAGAAAATATGCCAGAGTCATTATTTAATGATCCACAGCATGACAGAACGAAAGCTTTCTTAAGTAAGGTATTGTAATCTTGCATGATAATAGTATAAATGTATACTCTAGAAAATAGAGTAAAGGGAGACGTGTTTGGTCTCCTTTTTGTGTTGAGCCCCCAAGTAATTTAGTGTGAGAGAGAGGTAATTGTGTGTTTGTTGGAAAGACAATTGTCCTTATAAGGAAGAAAACTCTTGATTATTTAGATAAAAAAAGAGATAATAGGAAAATAAAATTTGACTGAAAATTTTAAGTAGTAGGAGTTGTGGAAATGAAGGTTGTTAAGTTTGGTGGTTCTTCCTTAGCATCAGGTGAACAGCTAAAAAAAGTATTAGATATTGTCGTATCAGATCCTGAGCGTAAGGTGGTTGTTGTATCTGCACCTGGAAAACGTTATTCAGATGACATTAAAGTAACAGATTTACTTATTGAATGCGCAGAAAAGCATTTAGCAAATGAAAATGCAGACTCCGTCTTTCAAACAATTATTGAAAGATATGAAAGCATCGTAAAAGAATTATCGATTTCTTCTGACATTATCAATACGATTTCAGGTGACTTGAAGAATTTACTTGATGGAGATAAAAGTAAGCCGGATAGCTATCTAGATGCAGTAAAGGCAAGTGGTGAGGATAACAACGCAAAGCTAATTGCTGCCTATTTCCAACATACTGGTTTAAATGCACAATACGTAAATCCGAAAGATGCAGGATTGCTTGTATCGGATGAACCAGGTAATGCGCAAGTATTACCTGAATCATATGAGAATTTATATAAGCTTCGTGAAAGAGAAGGAATTATCGTATTCCCAGGCTTTTTCGGATACAGCAAAACTGGAGAGGTGCTAACATTCTCAAGAAGTGGCTCAGATATTACAGGCTCGATTCTTGCTAATGGAATTAAAGCAGATTTATATGAAAACTTTACAGATGTTGATGC
This genomic stretch from Metabacillus sp. B2-18 harbors:
- a CDS encoding amino acid ABC transporter ATP-binding protein, which gives rise to MITVKKLKKSFGANHVLKDINVTIKPQEVVVVIGPSGSGKSTFLRCLNLLESVSGGQVMIDGIDLTDKKTDINKVREDVGMVFQQFNLFPHKTVMENITMAPIRVKKMKEELAKEKALQLLQKVGLAEKANAYPNSLSGGQKQRVAIARALAMEPKIMLFDEPTSALDPEMVGEVLEVMKQLAREGMTMVVVTHEMGFAKEVGDRVIFMDGGYIIEENMPESLFNDPQHDRTKAFLSKVL